The following proteins are encoded in a genomic region of Halomicrobium zhouii:
- a CDS encoding ATP-binding protein — protein sequence MDQFVNRIDELDRLETLYDSGAAELAIIYGRRQIGKSELVRQSIADRDDAVYYQAVQGTATTQLRRFVEAAATTYPDITAVKEEWEPLLTYLTDRDSIIVIDEFPYLIESNEGLPSVIQHLWDTAVDESQATLVLTGSAIGMIHTHVLDGGAPLYGRVSQTPNGRLELTQLPFRTIREFVPTYDPEERVFVYGVFGGTPRYLAPIDSSRSLGENVTRLLCDPNGPLHDEPETVLQMELNEVNTYFSVLESMASGNRSRNEIAQGAGIESTNTSYYFDRLETLQIIEKHHPALADPARSKRTRYQIRDPVFRFYFRYLYGREGQYELYGENAYADLIEPELPDFVSETFETLCHQAVPSLYADYQPTQVPTQWWYKGREVDVVVPTDESTLIAGEAKFTNTPLGYDVLADLEDDVDHIDWTPTGGGEPAYEFALFSRSGFKHSVEEAADERDDLRLFDLSDIVAVLESGTTHRH from the coding sequence ATGGATCAGTTCGTCAATCGAATCGATGAACTCGATCGGTTGGAGACCCTCTACGATAGTGGCGCTGCAGAACTCGCAATTATCTATGGCCGCCGCCAGATCGGCAAGAGCGAACTCGTGCGCCAATCGATCGCCGACCGCGACGATGCCGTGTACTATCAGGCAGTCCAGGGAACAGCGACGACACAGCTCAGGCGGTTCGTCGAGGCAGCAGCGACAACCTACCCAGACATCACGGCCGTCAAAGAGGAGTGGGAACCGCTCTTGACGTACCTCACCGACAGAGATTCCATCATCGTTATCGACGAATTTCCGTACCTCATCGAATCGAACGAGGGGCTTCCGTCAGTCATCCAACACCTGTGGGATACAGCTGTCGATGAGAGCCAAGCAACGCTCGTCCTTACAGGTTCTGCGATCGGCATGATTCATACCCACGTCCTCGACGGCGGTGCACCACTCTACGGCCGGGTGTCCCAGACGCCGAACGGCCGTCTCGAACTCACTCAGCTACCGTTTCGTACCATCCGAGAATTCGTGCCGACGTACGATCCTGAAGAACGGGTGTTCGTCTACGGCGTCTTCGGTGGCACACCCCGATATCTTGCACCCATCGATTCATCACGAAGCCTCGGTGAGAACGTCACGCGGCTGCTGTGCGACCCGAATGGCCCACTCCACGACGAGCCCGAAACCGTCCTCCAGATGGAACTCAACGAGGTGAACACGTATTTCTCGGTTCTGGAATCGATGGCCAGCGGGAACCGCAGCCGAAACGAGATCGCTCAGGGAGCCGGCATCGAGAGCACCAACACGTCGTACTACTTCGACCGACTGGAAACACTCCAGATCATCGAGAAACACCATCCGGCGCTCGCCGACCCGGCACGCAGTAAGCGGACTCGGTACCAGATTCGAGATCCCGTATTCCGGTTTTACTTCCGATATCTCTACGGCCGCGAGGGGCAGTACGAACTCTACGGCGAGAACGCCTATGCGGATCTCATCGAACCGGAATTGCCCGACTTCGTCAGCGAAACGTTCGAAACCCTCTGTCATCAGGCGGTGCCATCGCTCTACGCAGACTACCAGCCCACACAAGTCCCGACCCAGTGGTGGTACAAGGGCCGGGAGGTGGATGTCGTCGTCCCAACTGACGAGTCGACGCTGATTGCTGGCGAAGCGAAATTTACCAACACGCCCCTCGGCTACGACGTGCTCGCGGACCTCGAAGACGACGTGGATCACATCGATTGGACACCCACCGGCGGTGGTGAACCGGCCTACGAATTCGCCCTGTTCAGCCGCTCTGGGTTCAAACACTCCGTCGAGGAAGCTGCAGACGAGCGTGACGACCTCCGCCTATTCGATCTCTCCGATATCGTCGCCGTCCTCGAGAGTGGAACCACTCATCGACACTGA